DNA from Toxoplasma gondii ME49 chromosome X, whole genome shotgun sequence:
gatgctgcatgcgcaaaaggagacaaaggagacaaacgagaTGCAGCGGAGAAAACCGTAGGaggcaagaaggaaaaaactgATCAAGTCGACCAGGAGGAGCAGGACATGCTGCGTCTAAGTCGAGCCGGAGACCTCGACGGAGTAAAACGTCTGCTCGGAGTCACGCAAGGATACACATGCGCGCCTGACAGAAGGTTTCTCCTCAACTGCAAAGATTCCTTGCAACGGTAAGGAAACCATCCGGTCGTCCTGGATACATGGACTCTCCCAGCATAGTTCTTTATGTCGACATAGACTCAGTTGTCCTCACATGTGCATCTATTcctgtatatgtatttgtgaTGTTACGCTATTGGCGTGGTCGTCATTGAAGCATGTACTgctatgcatatatatatatatatagagagagagagagagagataaaaaaatttctttctgtcgtctTGTTTGTGTGTAGAGGTTGCCTGGCAGCCATCACAAGTACACACAGAGAACAAGCCAAACCTGCCGTCACATGCGGATTCTCATGACTGTATAGAGTTACGTGTCTTGGATTtatttttcttttccttcttggtGTTTTTTGTTTGTGACGCGTCTTCAGCACGGCTCTTCACCTCGCTGCTTTTGAAGGTTTGAAAAAACACTTGACTGCCTGGACACCCTTCCTCCATTCGTTCTCCTCGCAGAACGAAACGAAAgatgaagaaacgaagaccaAAAtaaagtgaagaagaaagaacaaaacgaaagctgaagaagagtaGACGAAGCGACCAAGAGGTCACCTGCAAGACAACCTCAGATTGTGGGGGTGCGGCTGACAAGTGCCACTCGAAGgcgggtgtacgtacaggcAACTTCTGTGGGGACAGAATGGTTCTCTTTAGTGTGTCTTCAtatctttgcatgcgcgttaCTGTttgcctgtgtgtgtgtgtgtctttgctTGTGTCGCTGTGGTAGGACACAGAGACCTCGTCAGGCTCCTCCTGCGATGCGGGGCGAGCCCGAAGGTCGGTGCGCAGGACGGCTTGACGCCGCTGCACTTTGCGGCACAGAAAGGTCacgcggagacagtggaaaTGGTCAggttttttcgctctttgaCGGACGTCTGGCATAACAAACCATGCACTGTGTTTTGCCGTCACGttgctcctttcttctttcacttCATGTATCCATACACATATGaatacatgtatgtgtgtgtagagTACCTAatcgttccttcttccttttgtAACTGAGTATACCAACATTGGTATCTATTAATTGTATATGCTGATAATTGTCAATCGATGGAACGTGCAAAGAGAAGATAGTCTCTTCTAAGATGAAGCAGGGATGCGTCGTGTTGAAGGCCGTCGAGCAAGGAAAATTCGAAGGGCCTCTCGGGCGCCTCTCTGGGTTGGGGATTGACTTCCTCTCTCAGAATTGAGAGAATATCGGCGTTGCTGGAGTCTTAGAATGCATACGTTCGCTTCGCGTGTCTATGTACCTGAGCATTTCTTTACCTTTGCGGGATTTTTGTTTCAGCTTTTGCGCGGTGGCGCCAATGTAAACGCCCTTGTGCATCGAGGCAGACGCTCGGCTCTCCACTTTGCCTGCAAAAATGGCCACCTCAACGCAgcccttctcctcgttcaATACGGTAAGGCAAATCAGCCGCAGTAACTCAAGGGTACGTGTTCAGGCATAAACACATCCGAATTccatatctatgtatatatatgcgtatatatatctacgtGTAGTTGTCTCGTGCTTTCTATGCTTTCTATGGCGGTTATGACAAACTCCCTCTCGCTAGACCCTGGTGGTAGGCGCCTGTTCGCCGATTCCCAAGCTCATGTGGATATGAGGCCTTACATTCAGATACGGacatatgtaaatatatatatatatatatatacgtttgGTGGTTGTTTGCGTTTACGATTTAGTCAACAAGTTGTTCTTGAtttgggggggggggggggttaTTGCCGTAGCTGGAGTGTTTTCGTTCGGTGCATGCTCACTTAGGTGGCGATTTGAATCTGGAAAACGCCCAGGGGGAAACGCCGCTCAAAGACCTGAGCGAGGAGATTCAGGGCCTTCTTCGCCAGGCGGCGACTGTGGCCGTAAGACGCAGCCCGGGGTCGGACAAGAGCAAGCAGGCTGGAGGGAAATCAGAAAAGCACGAAAAAGATGACAACATagaaaagaacgaaagggaagcgggacagagagaaaacgacggaaaggacagagaggctGGCAGCGCAGAACACGAGACGGCCGGTGCCTCGAGAATGATTGGACCTTTGATgggcgaggaagcagcaaggcgagagggaagcgcgGGACGGTATTTAGAGGACGATTCGCACGGAGAGGGGGACATTCGAAGGAAAagggaaagggaagaaggcgatgaCGAACACGAAAACAAAAAGgaacgaagaacagagaagcacgAGGAACGAGCACGACCCACATCAGCAGTGCACCGCCCGCGAATGCCTGTCATCTGTGCTGCCCAAGAtgacgaagatgaagaatGAGGTGTATTTGACAAAGCATGTTCAGA
Protein-coding regions in this window:
- a CDS encoding ankyrin repeat-containing protein (encoded by transcript TGME49_214500), whose translation is MDSSAPSNSLSSATQMSSSSSSSASFLSSPSSSASASAAQTGLPGPSEEERDSVEARGAHAGGDSEEEGARWVPHSAGRGDALERGGRKKKKSESDLRRAARRAEQRARQLEAEASRDAACAKGDKGDKRDAAEKTVGGKKEKTDQVDQEEQDMLRLSRAGDLDGVKRLLGVTQGYTCAPDRRFLLNCKDSLQRTALHLAAFEGHRDLVRLLLRCGASPKVGAQDGLTPLHFAAQKGHAETVEMLLRGGANVNALVHRGRRSALHFACKNGHLNAALLLVQYGGDLNLENAQGETPLKDLSEEIQGLLRQAATVAVRRSPGSDKSKQAGGKSEKHEKDDNIEKNEREAGQRENDGKDREAGSAEHETAGASRMIGPLMGEEAARREGSAGRYLEDDSHGEGDIRRKREREEGDDEHENKKERRTEKHEERARPTSAVHRPRMPVICAAQDDEDEE